Genomic segment of Calderihabitans maritimus:
GTTATCAGGCGGTCGGTGTATGTATACCGGGTCGACTGTGGAGGATGTAACGGGTGCGAAATCGAAATTTTTGCATCTATCTCCCCTGTCTATGACCCGGAAAGGCTGGGCATTAAAGTAGTTGCTTCACCACGGCATGCCGACGTGCTACTTTTTACCGGGCCTATGACTCGGCCTATGCGTCTGCCGGCGCTGAGGGCATACCGGGCGGCCCCCGATCCCAAGATTGTGGTAGCCTACGGCACCTGCGGCTGCAGCGGCGGGATCTTCCACGATTGTTACTCGGTATGGGGCGGGGCTGACAAAATCTTTCCGGTCGATGTTTACATTCCCGGCTGCCCCCCAACGCCCGCTGCGACGCTCTACGGGATGGGAGTTGCCCTTGATATTCTCCAGCAAAAGATTAAAGGTGCGCACCATGTGGAAGACGAAGTTGTCCGGGTTCAACCGGCGCACCCGAATGTCCACCCCGACCTGCGTAAAGGTATTGAGCGGGAAGCTCGCCGTTTGTGTGGGTACTTGCAAGGCAAACAGATAGCGGATAAGTACCTGCAGTTTCTTGAAGAAGGTGATCTGCAGGCAGTTGACCGGAAGGTTAAGGAGCTTTTGAAGGATGAAAAAGACCCGCGACTGGTAGAGGTTTATTTGAAGTTACACCAGATTTTTACGGATAGCATGGAGAGGGCGACTGGTAATGGCGGGTAAAGTTGAATTTTACCGGCTGAGTAAAAAGTTTGTTAGCGAAAAGGAAGCATCTCCACGGGTCAAGCAGTTACAATACTATGCCTTGGCCATCGGTCATCATGTGGGAGTAGTAGACTGTCTTTCTCCCGTAATGAATATGTCGCGGGAGGAGTATTTACAATGGATAGCCAAGCTTCCTCCAGGAGAGGCCAGGCGTAAGATGGAAGGCGTAGTCAAGTGGGGAGAGGTGGAAATAACTAAAGAGCATGTGCGGTCGTTAACTAAAGTCTTGACTGGTGCTGCTCCCGCTTTCCTTCCAGAAGAGAAGAAACGGGCCGACTGCCTGTTACAGCTCCTGCGGTCTATAGAAAGGGAGCCCGCTATCTATCTGGTGGTGCGGTCTTTATGAAAGGACTTATTATCACGGTGGGTAACGATATGATGGGGGATGATGGGGCCGGGCCGCTACTGGCCCGAACCCTGAAGGAATCACCGCTCCAGGGATGGCAGGTCATCGATGGAGGTTCAGCTCCAGAAAATTACCTACACGTGGTTAACGAACTCAGG
This window contains:
- a CDS encoding formate hydrogenlyase maturation HycH family protein; translated protein: MAGKVEFYRLSKKFVSEKEASPRVKQLQYYALAIGHHVGVVDCLSPVMNMSREEYLQWIAKLPPGEARRKMEGVVKWGEVEITKEHVRSLTKVLTGAAPAFLPEEKKRADCLLQLLRSIEREPAIYLVVRSL
- a CDS encoding NADH-quinone oxidoreductase subunit B family protein, whose amino-acid sequence is MTTVEKDFGPREHAKLAEMKEKLKKVIRRSVYVYRVDCGGCNGCEIEIFASISPVYDPERLGIKVVASPRHADVLLFTGPMTRPMRLPALRAYRAAPDPKIVVAYGTCGCSGGIFHDCYSVWGGADKIFPVDVYIPGCPPTPAATLYGMGVALDILQQKIKGAHHVEDEVVRVQPAHPNVHPDLRKGIEREARRLCGYLQGKQIADKYLQFLEEGDLQAVDRKVKELLKDEKDPRLVEVYLKLHQIFTDSMERATGNGG